In Fibrobacter sp., the genomic window AGGAACCCGCTTCTTCACGTAGACAAAGCATCTCCACGGATTGAGGAACTTGCTTCTTCACATAGACGTAGCATCTCCACGGATTGAGGAACTTGCTTCTTCACATAGACATAGCATCTCCACGGATTGAGGAACTTGCTTCTTCGCATAGACATAGCACCTCTACAGGTTCGTAGAGCAGTTTCTTCACCGAAATCAAGCTCCTTGCAAGTTTTTTTGAGGGCAATCGATTCCAAATAGGAATATTTCTCTTTATAAAAAAAGGCCTGCAAGCCCAGAAAAACCGGCGTTTTTTGAAAAATTTCGCGTGGTGCAAAATGGTTGCATCCTTTTTAGAAAATCTTCATTTACATACAAACTTTGTTTAGTTTTTTAAACTTTTCTTTATCGGTGGACCCTTGTAGTTTAGTGATCAATGAGCCGGGAATTGCTCGGACAGATTGACCTAAACATCAACACTCTTTACGAGGGTACCTATATGAAAAACGTTAACGCAATCAACTTCAACCGCATCACCAACGACGGCTTCATCGGTTTCCACAACAACGTGGCAACGGCAGCCGCATCCATCAACCTCAAGGATGTCCGTACCCAGCTGGACGCATACAAGGCAACCATCGGCAAGTTCTCCGACTACACCACCAGTGTGGCGGAGGCCGCGGCAAAGAAGGGCGCATCGGAACAGGATTCCAAGCGCACCGTCGCATTCCGCAATTTCCGTGGAACGGTAAAGGTGCTCACAGGCTCCCTGGACCAGCAGCGTTCCGCCCTGGCCAAGGAAATCTGGGAATACGTAAAGGGCTACGGCAATGCAGGTTCCGTTGACCAGAAGAGCCTCACCGGTATCATCGAATCGGTCATTGCTAACGTCCAGGCGGTTATTGGCAAGGAAGAATATGCCGGGGCCCTGGCCGGGAGCGAACTGGAGCTTGCCCTCAACGCCCTGAAGGAGGTGCAAGGCGCATTCGCCGAAGCCAACCAGACCCGCGCCGAGGAACGCCGCATCCGCGAGGAGACCACCAGCAAGAATCTCCGCAACGATTGCATCAGCGCCTTCCGCCAGCTGATTAACTTCGCGCAGTACAACGCGGCCACCAAGGGTGACGAAAGTTGCATGGCCTTCATCGACAAGGTGAACGTATTCATCGCCAACAGCCGTTCCCTCTACAAGGCTCGCGCAAAGGCCCGTGCAAAGGCTCGCGAAGGAGCCACCCCGGAACCCCGTGACGCTGCCGCCCTCGCACTCCCGGTGAACGCCGCCGCAGGCGTTGCCGAAGGGAGGATTAATGCCGCATAGCAGCTACATAGAATACCGATTACGCATCGCGCATACAAAGACACCCTGCCGACGCAGGGTGTTTTTTTGTTTCATCGGGAGATTTTACCCTACAAAGCTCAATTTTCAAGCATTTGTAGGATAACTCTACCCTACAAACATCAAATATTTTTATATTGTAGGGTAAGATGAGCATTGTGAAAGGAATATTGCTAGAAGAACTCGATCGCCTGGAAAAACTTCAGGCGAAGTATGCCTCCGAACAAGCAAAACTCCCCTCATGTTCTCTTCGAAGAAAAAAAATAGGCAAGCAGGTATATCTTTACCATGTATCCCGCCAAAACGGGAAAGTTGTTACCAAATACCTCTGCAAAAGCGTCGATCCGCAAGCCGCGCAATTTGAAGAACAAGATGCAAGACGAAGAGAGCTAAAGGCAAAATTAAAGAAATTGCAAAAAGACATTGAAGAAGTAGGACGAAGCCTTGGAAAAGTCAGCAGAAACTAGTTTTGAAGAAATTCTCCACCAGCTAGAACAAGCCGGTGCATTACGAAGACTCATCCTTGTCGGTAGCTGGTGCCTACTGGTGTACAAACACATCTACAACGACGCGCCTGAAATCCCAGCGCTAAGAACAACCGACCTGGATTTTCTCATCAGGGAGCCGAAGGTCAATATTCCACGAATCGATGTTCCTAGCATTTTGGAAAATCTCGGTTTCACGGCTCTTAATGACATAGGATCTGGTCTAACAAAGTATGAACGAGATGATTTGGAAATAGAATTTCTGATAGCCCAAATGAGGGGTGGCGACAGCGTTGTCAAAGTCCCCCATTTGACCGTTTCTGCACAAATGCTGCGCTACATGGAAATCGCAAACGGTTATTCCAAGCCAGTCAACTACAAAGGGATTACTTTGAGTGTTCCAGAGATTTCGGCATTCGTTTTACACAAAATCCTAATCCAGCCTTTAAGAAATAACGAAGCCAAGAAAGAAAAAGACGCAGCAACAATCAACTCCCTGTGCGAATTACTAGCTGGCCAAGAAAATCTGCGGACAAGAACTGTAGAGATATTTGAAAAGTTCCCCAAAACCTGGAGAAACAAGATCCTTTCCGAATCAAAAGAAAAGTACCCCGACATGGTCAGGATACTTGGAGTTTGATTTTTTCATTAATCTAGCTAGCAATCTATCTTAGAAAAATACTTTGTTTTCAAACTATACCGCTTCATTAGAACTGATTCTCTTCAACAACTTTTTTCTGTTTCTGTTTGAGAATTAGATCTGTAGCAAGACGAAAGAAGTCAGCTTCTTCCTGACTTTGAGCAGAAGCGATAATGTTATAGGAGTCGTCAAAATTTATCTTTTTACACAACACATATAATTGGTGCAAAGCTTCTGCATTAGACATTTCCGACTCTTTTTTTCTACAGAACTAAGATACATTACGTACGGTTTTTCTGTCAATGAATTAAAATTATCAAAGTATCAAATCACACCAAAGCCTACTATTTAAGCATAACATTCGACGTTTCGCGTTAGGGATAGTTACCCGTATGGGCGGAGACTCGCGTAGCGAGACTCCGTTTTAACAGCGTTGCGGGCGGTCCGTAAGGGCCGACCGGAACGCGTTAAAATATAGCCCGACCCACGCAACGCGTGGGGAACGCCCAAACCACCAAAAAAGAGGAAGCGCTGCTTCCAAACCGTTTCTACAGACTACGACACTTCCGACAAGCTGTACTTTGAACCGCTGACCCTCGAAGATGTGATGGGCATCTACGAACGCGAAAACTGCTACGGCGTTATCGTGCAGTTCGGTGGCCAGACTCCGCTTAACTTGGCAATGCGCCTCAAGAAGGCCGGCGCCAATGTGGTGGGTACAAGCCCAGAGGATATCGACCTTGCCGAAGACCGCGACTTCTTCAAGCAGCTGGTTGACAAGGTGGGCATCAAGCAGGCCGCTTCCGGCATCGCTCACAACGTGGAAGAAGCTCTCGCCATTGTCGAAAAGATCGGCTACCCCGTTCTCGTGCGCCCCAGCTTCGTGCTGGGCGGCCGCGGCATGGTGATCGTCTATAAGGAAAAGTACCTCCGCAAGTTTGTGGAAGAAGCCGCAGCCATCGGCGAAGGCAAGCCCATCCTTATCGACCGCTTCCTGGAAGACGCAACCGAACTTGACGTGGACTGCATCAGCGACGGCAAGACCACCGTGGTGGGCGCCATCATGGAACACGTGGAACCCGCAGGCATCCACTCCGGCGACTCCGCAAGCGTCATCCCGCCCATGACCCTCAGCAAGGACCTGCAGGAAAAGGTCCGCGGCTACGCCAAGGAATTCGCAAAGGAACTCCATGTGGTGGGCCTCATGAACATGCAGCTCGCCGTCAAGGATGGCGAACTCTACATGATCGAAGTGAACCCCCGCGCCTCCCGCACCGTGCCCTTCGTTTCCAAGTCCATCGGCGTGCCTCTGGCAAGCTACGCAAGCCGCTGCATGCTGGGCGAAACCCTCGAAGAAATCGGCTTCACCGAAGAAGTCCATGTTCCGTACGTGAGCGTGAAGGAAGCCGTGTTCCCCTTCGTGAAGTTCCCGGGCGTTGACGTGACCCTCTCCCCGGAAATGAAGTCCACCGGCGAAGTCATGAGCCTGGATCGCGACCGCGGCCTTGCCTACCTCAAGAGCCAGCTGGCCTCCGGCAACCGCATCCCGGGCCAGGGCAACATCTTCGTCTCCCTCAAGGACGAGGACAAGGCCCGCGCAGTGCCCCTGATCCGTCAGCTGGTGGAACTGGGCTACGGCCTCTACGCCACCCGCGGCACCTCCACCATGCTCTACAACGAAGGCATCAAGACCCGCGCCGTGTTCCGCATTTCCCGTGGCCGCCCGAACCTGCTGGACCTCATCCACGACAAGGAAGTCCAGTGGATCGTGAACACCAGCGAGACCGGCGCCGAAGCCATGGTCGATGAAATCCAGATGCGCAGCAAGGCTGTGGTCAGCGGCGTGCCTATCACCACCACCATCGCCGCCCTCACCTCCACCGTCGAAGGCCTCATGGACAAGCACGACTACGGTAGATTCGAGGTTTGCTCGCTGCAGGAATATCATAGACATATCGTCAAATAGACGAGATATACGTCACTTGGGGCTTTGCCCCATAGTGAAAGTTATCCACTTTGTGGAGAACGGACCTGCGGTCCTTCAGACGAGAGACGAGAGGAACGCAGGATAAAAACGCTCTCTGCATGTCATCCCTTCGACAGGCTCAGGGCAGGCTCTGAGCGAAGCGAAGGATCTAGCAGCACACCCCGTATGTCATCCCCGCGAAAGCGGGGATCCAGCATTACAAAAGGACTTGAGTTCATCTCAAGTCCTTTTTCTTTATGGGCGTTGCCCTTACGGGCCGGCCCTCTTGCGCTATACAAAAACGCCTCGGTCATGGCGAATATGTAAACACATTCGCCGCGACGCTCGGCTCGTTTTTATTTCGTTCAGCCTCGCGCTCCTTGCAACTGCACAAGGCAAGCTCCGCGCGAGTCCGACCCCATGCGGGCTGCGGGGCCTAACGCGAAAAGCAATGTGGAACGGCTCTTGACGCAGATGTGAGACTGCGCCTATGACAGCGTGGTCTTTTTTGTTATTGGATTGATGATAAAGGTCTTTTACAGTGCCTTGATTTCTTCGGGAGTAAGGCCTGTTCGCTTGGCGATTGCCTCTAACGGAAAACCGTCAGCGCGAAACCCTTTGGCAAGTTCGCATTTTTCCTCGTTGCGCCCCTCTTCCTTTCCCTGCAGGTAGGAGCCCTGCTTTTCGTAAAGCATGTCAGTCATGTTATCTACCTCTCTTGAAGCTCCGTGCTTTAGCACGGGAAAGCGGCTTCGCCGCTTGATAGCTGAAGGATGTCTTTTTCGATGAAACTTCGCAACTTTAGTTGCGCTAAAGTTTCACGAAAGAAGACCAGGAGTAAAAGTTCATCGGTGTACCCCA contains:
- a CDS encoding nucleotidyltransferase domain-containing protein — protein: MEKSAETSFEEILHQLEQAGALRRLILVGSWCLLVYKHIYNDAPEIPALRTTDLDFLIREPKVNIPRIDVPSILENLGFTALNDIGSGLTKYERDDLEIEFLIAQMRGGDSVVKVPHLTVSAQMLRYMEIANGYSKPVNYKGITLSVPEISAFVLHKILIQPLRNNEAKKEKDAATINSLCELLAGQENLRTRTVEIFEKFPKTWRNKILSESKEKYPDMVRILGV
- a CDS encoding ATP-grasp domain-containing protein — protein: MTLEDVMGIYERENCYGVIVQFGGQTPLNLAMRLKKAGANVVGTSPEDIDLAEDRDFFKQLVDKVGIKQAASGIAHNVEEALAIVEKIGYPVLVRPSFVLGGRGMVIVYKEKYLRKFVEEAAAIGEGKPILIDRFLEDATELDVDCISDGKTTVVGAIMEHVEPAGIHSGDSASVIPPMTLSKDLQEKVRGYAKEFAKELHVVGLMNMQLAVKDGELYMIEVNPRASRTVPFVSKSIGVPLASYASRCMLGETLEEIGFTEEVHVPYVSVKEAVFPFVKFPGVDVTLSPEMKSTGEVMSLDRDRGLAYLKSQLASGNRIPGQGNIFVSLKDEDKARAVPLIRQLVELGYGLYATRGTSTMLYNEGIKTRAVFRISRGRPNLLDLIHDKEVQWIVNTSETGAEAMVDEIQMRSKAVVSGVPITTTIAALTSTVEGLMDKHDYGRFEVCSLQEYHRHIVK
- a CDS encoding DUF6261 family protein, with amino-acid sequence MKNVNAINFNRITNDGFIGFHNNVATAAASINLKDVRTQLDAYKATIGKFSDYTTSVAEAAAKKGASEQDSKRTVAFRNFRGTVKVLTGSLDQQRSALAKEIWEYVKGYGNAGSVDQKSLTGIIESVIANVQAVIGKEEYAGALAGSELELALNALKEVQGAFAEANQTRAEERRIREETTSKNLRNDCISAFRQLINFAQYNAATKGDESCMAFIDKVNVFIANSRSLYKARAKARAKAREGATPEPRDAAALALPVNAAAGVAEGRINAA